A stretch of Heterodontus francisci isolate sHetFra1 chromosome 1, sHetFra1.hap1, whole genome shotgun sequence DNA encodes these proteins:
- the LOC137377410 gene encoding DNA damage-inducible transcript 4-like protein: MVASCSKNKSPDCVSELLDTECRRPAPLSDAADLNYWDHELPANSVNEEEQTCLYLTKLFENSLSRAKKTKLHCSEVLVPERLIKKIARDVLCLSSSEPCGLRGSIIYIDMEIENMCKKLDRIVYDSSVVPTFELTLIFKQDGNTWPSLRDFFFIGTCFTPGFRQALKLSPGFCLIKKKLYSSSARTVIEC; encoded by the exons ATGGTAGCGAGCTGCTCCAAGAATAAGAGCCCTGACTGTGTCTCCGAGCTGTTAGACACCGAGTGCCGGCGGCCGGCGCCTCTCAGCGATGCTGCGG ATCTTAATTATTGGGATCATGAGCTGCCTgcaaacagtgtaaatgaggaagaGCAAACATGTCTGTACTTGACTAAGCTTTTTGAGAACTCTCTATCCAGAGCTAAAAAGACTAAGCTGCACTGCTCTGAAGTTTTGGTTCCAGAAAGACTGATCAAAAAGATAGCCAGGGACGTGCTCTGCCTGTCATCCAGTGAACCCTGTGGCCTGCGTGGATCCATTATCTACATCGACATGGAGATCGAGAACATGTGTAAAAAGTTGGATCGGATTGTTTATGATTCCAGTGTTGTTCCAACTTTTGAATTGACATTAATATTCAAACAGGATGGGAACACCTGGCCAAGCCTTCGAGACTTCTTTTTCATTGGTACCTGTTTTACACCTGGGTTCAGGCAAGCACTTAAACTTAGTCCTGGGTTTTGCCTGATAAAGAAGAAACTTTATTCCTCTTCAGCTAGGACAGTGATAGAGTGTTAA